Proteins from a genomic interval of Lactococcus protaetiae:
- a CDS encoding NAD(P)H-dependent glycerol-3-phosphate dehydrogenase: protein MKPQKIAVLGPGSWGTALSQVLNDNGHEVRIWGNNPEQITEINEQHTNQRYFKDIILDKKIKAFTDLSEAIEGVDAVLFVVPTKVTRLVAKQLAEVLRHKVHILHASKGLEQGTHARISSILEEEIPSEYRGEIVVVSGPSHAEETIVRDITLISAASKNHDEAKYAQNIFSNDYFRLYTNTDVVGVETAGALKNIIAVGAGALHGLGFGDNAKAAIITRGLTEITRLGVAMGAEPLTYSGLSGVGDLIVTGTSVHSRNWRAGDALGRGEKLEDVERNMGMIIEGVSTTKAAYELAQQLNIDMPITETIYKVLYEGLDAKVGILDIMRRETRAENEFTN, encoded by the coding sequence ATGAAACCACAAAAAATCGCGGTCCTAGGCCCAGGGTCATGGGGTACTGCCCTTTCACAAGTCCTAAATGATAATGGTCATGAAGTACGTATCTGGGGAAATAATCCAGAGCAAATTACGGAAATTAATGAACAACATACGAATCAACGTTATTTTAAAGACATCATTTTAGATAAAAAAATTAAGGCATTTACAGATTTAAGTGAAGCTATTGAGGGAGTTGATGCTGTTCTCTTTGTTGTTCCTACAAAAGTTACTCGTCTTGTTGCAAAACAACTTGCCGAAGTTTTGAGGCATAAAGTCCATATCCTTCATGCCTCAAAAGGACTTGAGCAAGGGACACACGCCCGCATCTCAAGTATTCTCGAAGAAGAAATTCCTTCTGAGTACCGTGGAGAAATTGTAGTTGTATCTGGTCCTTCCCATGCCGAAGAAACAATCGTTCGAGATATTACTTTAATCTCTGCTGCTTCTAAAAATCATGACGAAGCAAAATATGCACAAAATATTTTTAGTAATGACTACTTCCGTCTTTATACCAATACCGATGTAGTCGGAGTGGAAACAGCGGGTGCGCTTAAAAATATCATTGCCGTTGGTGCTGGTGCACTTCACGGTCTTGGATTTGGAGATAATGCAAAAGCCGCAATCATCACACGTGGTCTTACCGAGATTACACGTCTCGGTGTAGCAATGGGTGCTGAACCTCTAACTTATAGTGGACTTTCTGGGGTTGGTGACCTCATTGTCACAGGAACTTCCGTTCACTCGCGAAATTGGCGTGCCGGAGATGCACTTGGTCGTGGAGAAAAACTTGAAGATGTTGAGCGTAATATGGGCATGATTATTGAAGGTGTTTCAACAACAAAAGCCGCTTATGAATTAGCACAACAACTTAATATTGATATGCCAATCACTGAAACTATTTATAAGGTCCTATACGAAGGACTTGATGCTAAAGTTGGTATTCTTGATATTATGCGCCGAGAAACACGAGCAGAAAATGAATTCACCAACTGA
- a CDS encoding 5-bromo-4-chloroindolyl phosphate hydrolysis family protein: MPVSLFMNHQGMMAGSGHWGIVNMIFGLILFFLIVKMIIGIGFMRKNRREERGGYKDKSMSLKENMERYHEAGLSDSDIKILRENLAEAKANIETWEAHQKKDDDLQVVESVTGGLDSSKQTFRYIVQNPQELTKQNEFLYKNLPNMVKLTEKFIEMKKQSVRTDDIKRDLDETLLLIKTLSGAISKNYHEILMDDVNVIKHQVNFD; the protein is encoded by the coding sequence ATGCCAGTCAGTTTGTTTATGAATCATCAGGGAATGATGGCAGGTAGTGGACATTGGGGAATTGTGAACATGATTTTTGGTTTGATTCTCTTTTTCTTGATTGTAAAAATGATTATTGGTATTGGCTTTATGCGCAAGAATCGTCGTGAGGAACGTGGAGGTTATAAGGATAAATCAATGAGTTTGAAAGAAAATATGGAACGTTACCATGAAGCAGGACTTTCTGACAGTGACATCAAGATTTTACGTGAAAATCTGGCTGAAGCAAAAGCAAATATTGAAACTTGGGAAGCCCATCAAAAGAAAGATGATGATTTACAAGTTGTTGAGTCTGTAACAGGTGGACTTGACTCAAGTAAACAAACTTTCAGATATATTGTGCAAAATCCTCAAGAGCTGACGAAGCAAAATGAGTTTCTATACAAAAACTTACCAAATATGGTCAAACTGACAGAAAAGTTCATTGAGATGAAAAAGCAGTCTGTAAGAACTGATGATATTAAACGTGATTTGGATGAAACATTATTACTGATTAAAACTTTGTCAGGAGCAATTTCAAAAAATTATCATGAAATTCTTATGGACGATGTCAATGTGATTAAGCATCAAGTGAATTTTGACTGA
- a CDS encoding 3-phosphoglycerate dehydrogenase family protein, with amino-acid sequence MVYNIKTIGNNIDPLGLQAFGEGFVIDAVKEDEADAFVCRAQNFHDYQFGKNLLAIGRAGAGFNNIPVERCASEGIVVFNAPGGNANAVKEQVLCMMIFGSRNLKPANKWLTSQKGTDREIDLAVEKGKKAFAGSEIRGKTLGIIGLGNIGSRVANDAANLGMRVLGYDPYISVERAWDISHDVKRVTNLDDIFEEADYITIHTPLTEETKEMYGYENFSKMKKGVILMNFARDEITDKSAVLDYIANGTIQFFATDFGSEQFYHQEHIFVSPHLGGSTQEASLNCTRMAARSIQAYLQTGEIINSVNFPNVRQELKVPYRITLINKNVPNVVAQISVAVSDKNINISNIINRSKGDFAYTLIDLDEQNESKIQALVEHFENSENIVRVRVIKKWSL; translated from the coding sequence ATGGTTTATAATATCAAAACAATTGGAAATAATATTGATCCTCTAGGTTTACAAGCATTTGGTGAAGGATTTGTCATTGATGCTGTAAAAGAAGATGAAGCAGATGCCTTTGTTTGCCGTGCTCAGAACTTTCATGATTATCAGTTTGGAAAAAACCTTCTAGCCATTGGTCGTGCAGGAGCAGGTTTCAATAATATTCCAGTTGAGCGATGTGCTAGTGAAGGAATTGTTGTTTTCAATGCACCTGGCGGAAATGCTAATGCGGTAAAAGAGCAGGTGCTTTGCATGATGATTTTTGGTTCTAGAAATCTCAAACCAGCAAATAAATGGTTGACGAGCCAAAAAGGAACCGATAGAGAAATTGATTTAGCTGTTGAAAAAGGTAAAAAAGCTTTTGCAGGAAGTGAAATCCGTGGGAAAACACTAGGTATTATTGGTTTGGGCAATATTGGCTCTCGTGTAGCAAATGATGCGGCGAATCTAGGAATGAGAGTTTTAGGCTACGATCCTTACATTTCTGTTGAGCGCGCGTGGGATATTTCTCATGATGTAAAAAGGGTAACGAATCTTGATGATATTTTTGAGGAAGCAGACTATATCACGATTCATACGCCTTTGACTGAAGAAACAAAAGAAATGTACGGTTATGAGAATTTTTCGAAGATGAAAAAAGGTGTGATTTTGATGAATTTTGCACGAGATGAGATTACTGATAAATCGGCTGTTCTTGATTATATTGCCAATGGGACGATTCAATTTTTTGCAACGGATTTTGGCTCAGAGCAATTTTATCATCAAGAACACATTTTTGTGAGCCCACATTTGGGAGGTTCAACTCAGGAAGCGAGTTTGAATTGCACAAGAATGGCCGCGAGGTCAATTCAGGCTTATCTTCAGACAGGTGAAATCATTAATTCTGTGAATTTTCCAAATGTACGGCAAGAGCTAAAAGTTCCTTATCGAATTACATTGATTAATAAAAATGTCCCAAATGTAGTGGCGCAAATTTCGGTGGCTGTTTCGGATAAAAATATTAATATCAGCAATATTATTAATCGTTCAAAAGGTGATTTTGCTTATACTTTGATTGATTTGGATGAACAAAATGAATCTAAAATTCAAGCTTTAGTTGAGCATTTTGAAAATAGCGAAAATATTGTGAGGGTAAGAGTGATTAAAAAATGGTCGTTGTGA
- the pyrF gene encoding orotidine-5'-phosphate decarboxylase yields the protein MTHENRPVIALDFPEFVDVKDFLEQFDPSEKLYIKLGMELFYTAGPQVVYYVKSLGHRVFLDLKLHDIPNTVESSMRVLARLGVDMVNVHAAGGVEMMIAARRGLEAGTPAGRQKPKLIAVTQLTSTSEEIMHNDQKIMTSLEESVINYAQKTAEAGLDGVVCSAHEVEKIKAATHKDFICLTPGIRPAGTASGDQKRVMTPAQAHQIGADYIVVGRPITQAQNPIEAYHNIKAEWNQ from the coding sequence ATGACACACGAAAATAGACCAGTTATTGCCTTAGACTTTCCGGAATTTGTGGATGTAAAAGACTTTTTGGAGCAATTTGACCCTTCAGAAAAACTCTATATTAAACTAGGAATGGAGCTGTTTTATACTGCAGGTCCACAAGTTGTCTATTATGTGAAATCACTTGGACATCGTGTGTTTTTAGATTTGAAATTGCACGATATTCCAAATACAGTGGAATCCTCAATGCGTGTTCTTGCACGCTTGGGTGTAGATATGGTTAATGTTCATGCAGCTGGCGGTGTTGAAATGATGATTGCTGCAAGACGTGGTTTAGAGGCAGGTACACCAGCCGGACGACAAAAACCGAAACTTATTGCAGTGACTCAACTGACCTCAACTTCTGAAGAAATCATGCATAACGACCAAAAAATCATGACAAGTCTGGAAGAGTCTGTCATCAATTATGCTCAAAAAACAGCAGAAGCAGGACTTGACGGTGTGGTTTGTTCAGCACACGAAGTAGAAAAGATAAAAGCAGCAACTCATAAAGATTTTATTTGCCTGACACCCGGTATTCGTCCAGCCGGAACAGCTTCAGGAGACCAAAAACGAGTAATGACACCAGCGCAGGCTCATCAGATTGGTGCAGATTATATCGTGGTCGGTCGTCCGATTACCCAAGCGCAAAATCCTATTGAGGCTTACCACAATATTAAAGCAGAGTGGAATCAATAA
- a CDS encoding NusG domain II-containing protein — protein sequence MKFLKNTILFFKNIKIKPLDFVIIFVLFIASFSTLFFLTSHQAGAEAQVRVNGKVIKTFDLTKNQTWTYRAKNGNWNTIQVLDGKIRDKADNSPDQIAVHRGWISNVGETAVCLPHNLVIEVMSGKKDNQVDYTA from the coding sequence ATGAAATTCCTTAAAAATACGATACTGTTTTTTAAAAATATAAAGATTAAACCTCTGGATTTTGTCATTATTTTCGTATTGTTTATCGCTTCTTTTTCTACTCTTTTTTTCCTAACCAGTCATCAAGCTGGAGCTGAAGCACAGGTACGTGTGAATGGAAAGGTAATCAAAACTTTTGATTTAACAAAAAATCAAACTTGGACTTATCGGGCAAAAAATGGTAATTGGAATACAATCCAAGTCCTTGATGGAAAAATTCGAGATAAGGCCGATAATTCTCCTGACCAAATTGCTGTTCATCGAGGTTGGATTTCAAATGTGGGAGAAACTGCTGTTTGTCTTCCTCATAACCTTGTCATTGAAGTGATGAGTGGTAAAAAAGATAATCAGGTGGATTACACAGCATGA
- the galU gene encoding UTP--glucose-1-phosphate uridylyltransferase GalU: MNQTKARKVRKAVIPAAGLGTRFLPATKAMAKEMLPIVDKPTIQFIVEEALKSGIEDILIVTGKAKRPIEDHFDSNLELEQNLLEKGKTELLKLVEETTDINLHFIRQSHPKGLGHAVLQAKAFVGNEPFVVMLGDDLMNINGEGTPLTKELISDYEKTHASTIAVMKVPHEDVDKYGVIAPDGEVSKGLYNVNHFVEKPKVEEAPSDLAIIGRYLLTPEIFDVLESQAPGAGNEIQLTDAIERLNKTQRVFAHEFTGKRYDVGDKFGFVETTIEYGLEHPQISEDLKAYIIAKAQELTKQSNAKAPLTNKK; the protein is encoded by the coding sequence ATGAATCAAACTAAAGCTAGAAAAGTCCGTAAGGCTGTTATTCCTGCGGCAGGTTTGGGTACTCGTTTCTTGCCTGCAACAAAAGCAATGGCAAAAGAAATGCTTCCAATCGTTGACAAACCCACAATCCAATTTATTGTTGAAGAAGCCTTAAAATCAGGCATAGAAGATATTTTGATTGTTACAGGTAAAGCAAAACGTCCTATTGAAGACCATTTTGACTCTAATCTTGAACTTGAGCAAAATTTACTGGAAAAAGGTAAAACTGAATTATTAAAACTTGTTGAAGAAACCACAGACATTAATCTTCACTTTATTCGTCAATCTCATCCAAAAGGTTTAGGACATGCTGTACTTCAGGCTAAGGCTTTTGTCGGAAATGAACCTTTTGTCGTCATGCTTGGAGATGATTTGATGAATATTAATGGTGAAGGTACTCCACTTACTAAAGAGCTTATCTCCGATTACGAAAAAACTCATGCTTCCACTATTGCTGTAATGAAAGTCCCTCATGAAGATGTTGATAAATATGGTGTTATTGCACCTGATGGGGAAGTATCTAAAGGACTTTATAATGTCAATCATTTCGTTGAAAAGCCAAAAGTTGAAGAAGCGCCTTCTGACTTAGCAATCATTGGTCGCTATCTCTTAACACCTGAGATTTTTGATGTCTTAGAGTCACAAGCTCCAGGTGCAGGTAACGAAATTCAATTAACTGATGCCATTGAGCGCCTGAATAAAACTCAACGTGTTTTTGCACATGAATTTACTGGAAAACGTTATGATGTTGGAGACAAGTTTGGTTTTGTTGAAACAACTATTGAATATGGACTTGAACACCCTCAAATTAGCGAAGATTTGAAAGCTTATATTATTGCTAAAGCTCAAGAACTCACTAAACAATCAAATGCTAAGGCTCCATTGACCAATAAAAAATAA
- a CDS encoding DUF1015 domain-containing protein gives MVVVKAFKAIRPREDLVEKVATLPYDVLSSSEARVLSADNPYSYLHIDKAEVDLPVDIDSHSEAVYQQAATALKDFLEAGWLKKEDENRLYLYELTMNGRTQTGIVGCTSISDYENGKIKRHELTLPEKEQDRINHFEATNCNTSPIFLAYHEKHEIQALVSGWKQSHEPIYDFTSFYGVAHRVYLVDDNDVVEQLEHYFSQVSALYIADGHHRSASAFKVGAKRRAAENDDENAEYNYFLSVIFPDNELKILDYNRVIKTALPQDFWEKVAEKFDVEKIEPSSPQKTREIHAFSNHQWFRLTPKNEIIPTDEVEALDVAILQNEILAPLLEIDNPKTNPNIKFVGGIRGLSALEDEVNAGYGIAFALYPPTMAELLAVADAGKIMPPKSTWFEPKLLSGLFLHELS, from the coding sequence ATGGTCGTTGTGAAGGCTTTTAAAGCGATTAGGCCACGAGAGGATTTGGTTGAAAAAGTAGCGACTTTGCCTTATGATGTCCTATCTAGCAGTGAAGCGAGGGTGCTTTCGGCTGATAATCCTTACTCCTATTTGCATATTGATAAAGCTGAGGTTGATTTGCCGGTGGATATTGATTCGCACAGTGAAGCGGTTTATCAGCAGGCTGCGACTGCCTTAAAAGATTTTTTAGAGGCAGGCTGGTTGAAAAAAGAAGATGAAAATAGACTTTATTTGTATGAGTTGACGATGAATGGACGGACTCAAACGGGAATCGTTGGCTGTACTTCAATTTCAGATTATGAAAATGGCAAAATTAAACGTCATGAGTTGACTTTACCTGAAAAAGAGCAAGATAGAATTAATCATTTCGAGGCAACAAACTGCAATACTAGTCCTATTTTCCTTGCTTACCATGAAAAACACGAAATTCAAGCTTTGGTTTCAGGATGGAAACAGAGTCATGAGCCGATTTATGATTTTACGAGTTTTTATGGTGTTGCACATCGTGTTTATCTTGTTGATGATAACGATGTTGTGGAGCAGCTTGAGCATTATTTTTCTCAAGTTTCTGCGCTATATATTGCAGACGGCCACCATCGGAGTGCGAGTGCATTCAAAGTAGGAGCAAAGCGTAGAGCTGCTGAAAATGATGATGAAAATGCGGAATATAACTACTTTTTATCTGTTATTTTCCCGGATAATGAATTAAAAATTTTGGATTATAATCGAGTGATTAAAACAGCTCTACCGCAAGATTTCTGGGAGAAGGTTGCTGAAAAATTTGATGTTGAAAAAATTGAACCTTCAAGTCCGCAGAAAACACGTGAAATTCATGCATTTTCGAATCATCAATGGTTTAGGTTAACACCTAAAAATGAAATCATTCCAACGGATGAAGTAGAGGCTTTGGATGTAGCAATTTTACAAAATGAAATCTTGGCACCATTGCTAGAGATAGACAATCCAAAGACAAATCCTAATATTAAATTTGTCGGTGGTATTCGTGGACTTTCAGCACTTGAAGACGAAGTGAATGCTGGTTACGGAATTGCTTTTGCGCTCTATCCTCCGACAATGGCAGAACTTCTCGCCGTTGCAGATGCAGGAAAAATTATGCCTCCAAAATCAACATGGTTTGAGCCAAAGCTTTTATCAGGGCTATTTTTGCATGAATTAAGCTGA
- the rsmG gene encoding 16S rRNA (guanine(527)-N(7))-methyltransferase RsmG — protein MTPDEFLSLLTEFNIKLSEHQKEQFQRYFELLVEWNEKINLTAITEQSDVYLKHFYDSIAPILYGVIADDAITLLDIGAGAGFPSLPMKIIFPSLKVTIIDSLQKRINFLSVLTDELGLVDVTLLHGRAEDFGQNPHYRGQFDLVTARAVARLSVLSEFTIPFLKKGGRLLSLKASQFTEELSEAKNAIAILGSKFINEIAYELPNGDERHIAIIEKKKETPKKYPRKAGLPAKKPL, from the coding sequence ATGACCCCTGATGAATTTTTGTCGCTACTTACAGAATTTAATATTAAACTTTCTGAACACCAAAAAGAGCAGTTCCAACGCTATTTTGAGTTACTTGTTGAGTGGAATGAGAAAATCAATCTGACTGCAATTACTGAGCAATCAGATGTTTATTTAAAACATTTTTATGATTCTATTGCGCCAATTTTATATGGTGTCATTGCTGACGATGCGATTACTCTTCTTGATATTGGCGCTGGAGCTGGTTTCCCTAGCTTACCGATGAAAATTATTTTTCCGTCATTAAAAGTAACAATCATTGATAGCTTACAAAAGCGTATCAATTTTCTGTCAGTACTGACAGATGAGCTAGGACTTGTCGATGTGACTCTACTTCATGGACGGGCGGAAGATTTTGGTCAAAATCCGCACTATCGTGGACAGTTTGACTTAGTTACAGCTCGCGCTGTGGCAAGACTTTCGGTCTTATCAGAATTTACCATTCCATTTTTAAAGAAAGGTGGTCGTCTTCTATCGCTGAAAGCAAGCCAATTTACAGAAGAGTTATCAGAAGCAAAAAATGCCATAGCCATCCTCGGAAGTAAATTCATCAATGAAATCGCTTATGAATTGCCAAATGGTGATGAACGGCATATTGCTATCATTGAAAAGAAAAAAGAAACACCGAAAAAATATCCTAGAAAAGCTGGGTTGCCAGCTAAAAAACCACTTTAA
- a CDS encoding toxic anion resistance protein → MENPILDDLLNNDKVIKDAEQLDEQQKSEIVEMHKNAALAAVDALSPEELEKAKELSKQLDENSAQSVIAYGANAQDKISAFSQSVLNKVQAQDLGEVGTSLTDLMFNLQQANPNELVAENKGLFTKMFGKVKKSIFEVTQKYQKIGAGIDKISAKLNNEQQGLLQDNETLDKLYDENLNYFKALNVFIAGAELKVQELDNETLPKARLEAQQSTDNALVVQKVNDLESYKNRLEKRAHDLRLARQLTIQQAPQIRLIQNTNQELAEKIQTSINTAIPLWKNQVAIALTLLKQKDALTSQRIVSETTNDLLKKNSEMLKNSTIEAAIENERGLVDIETLKLTQQNLVDTIQETMRIQADGRQKRQQGEIEMAKMEEEIKTKLLQLSNKQ, encoded by the coding sequence ATGGAGAATCCGATTTTAGATGATTTACTAAATAATGATAAGGTCATCAAAGATGCCGAACAACTTGATGAACAGCAAAAGTCAGAGATTGTAGAAATGCATAAAAATGCTGCTTTAGCAGCCGTTGACGCACTCTCGCCTGAGGAGTTGGAAAAAGCAAAAGAACTTTCAAAGCAGCTTGATGAAAACAGCGCACAGTCTGTCATTGCTTATGGAGCAAATGCGCAAGATAAAATTTCGGCTTTTTCGCAAAGTGTTTTAAATAAAGTACAGGCTCAGGACTTAGGAGAAGTAGGGACATCGCTGACAGACCTGATGTTTAACTTACAGCAAGCTAATCCTAATGAGTTGGTTGCGGAGAACAAGGGTTTGTTCACTAAGATGTTTGGAAAAGTTAAAAAATCAATTTTTGAAGTGACTCAAAAGTATCAAAAAATTGGGGCGGGAATTGATAAAATTTCAGCAAAGCTGAACAATGAGCAACAAGGATTGCTACAAGATAATGAAACTTTGGACAAACTTTACGATGAAAATTTGAATTATTTTAAAGCGCTCAATGTTTTTATCGCAGGAGCGGAATTAAAAGTTCAGGAATTGGATAATGAAACGTTGCCTAAGGCTCGCCTTGAAGCACAGCAATCAACAGATAATGCTCTTGTTGTCCAAAAAGTGAACGATTTGGAATCTTACAAAAATCGTTTGGAAAAACGTGCTCACGATTTACGTCTCGCGCGTCAGCTGACAATTCAACAAGCGCCTCAGATTAGACTTATTCAAAATACCAATCAAGAATTAGCAGAAAAGATTCAGACGTCAATTAATACAGCAATTCCGCTTTGGAAAAATCAAGTTGCTATTGCATTGACATTGTTGAAACAAAAAGATGCATTGACGAGTCAACGAATTGTTTCTGAAACAACAAATGATTTATTGAAGAAAAATTCGGAAATGCTTAAAAACTCAACTATTGAAGCAGCTATTGAGAATGAACGTGGACTGGTTGATATTGAAACGTTGAAATTAACTCAACAAAATTTGGTAGATACGATTCAAGAAACTATGCGTATCCAAGCTGACGGTCGTCAAAAACGTCAACAAGGTGAGATTGAAATGGCAAAAATGGAAGAAGAAATCAAAACAAAGCTTCTACAACTTTCTAATAAGCAATGA
- a CDS encoding HAD family hydrolase produces the protein MTYSTILFDLDGTLSNPAQGIVNALVYALQKSSIPEINQEDLLKFIGPPLAESFKTFCGFNDEQTEQAIINYREYFSKNGLFENQLYAGIPELLHTLKESGKQLVVATSKPEFYAKQIIDYFSISEYFDFIAGATMDGSRSKKSDVIAYAIEAHCITKENTVMIGDRAFDVIGAKENGLPSIGVLYGFGNQKELEEAGATWIVDDIKSLQEKLIGN, from the coding sequence ATGACTTATTCAACAATTTTATTTGATTTAGACGGAACGCTCTCTAATCCAGCACAGGGCATTGTCAACGCTTTAGTTTATGCGTTGCAAAAGTCTTCTATACCTGAGATTAATCAAGAAGATTTGCTCAAATTTATTGGGCCTCCTCTTGCCGAATCTTTCAAAACATTTTGCGGGTTTAATGATGAGCAAACTGAGCAGGCTATCATCAATTATCGGGAGTACTTCAGTAAAAATGGCTTGTTTGAAAATCAGCTTTATGCGGGTATTCCAGAACTTTTGCATACTTTGAAAGAAAGTGGCAAGCAACTAGTTGTTGCGACTTCAAAACCTGAATTTTATGCCAAGCAGATTATTGATTACTTTTCTATTTCCGAGTACTTTGATTTTATCGCTGGTGCGACAATGGATGGAAGCAGGAGCAAAAAGAGTGATGTGATTGCCTATGCTATAGAAGCTCATTGTATTACAAAGGAAAACACCGTGATGATTGGTGATCGTGCTTTTGATGTCATTGGTGCAAAAGAAAATGGATTACCCTCAATTGGTGTCCTTTATGGCTTTGGCAACCAAAAAGAACTTGAAGAAGCAGGCGCTACTTGGATTGTTGATGATATCAAAAGTTTGCAAGAGAAGCTGATAGGAAATTGA
- a CDS encoding Gx transporter family protein, giving the protein MNIKEYVYVSLLTAVAVVMGIIENMFPPFFAFAPGAKIGLANLVMIIAIFTLNWRKVWVMEILRLLITALFTGFSVFLYSFAGGILSLLAMYLMKQFGPKLVSLIGISVVGGFFHNFGQLVVAAFLAKAASVMLYLPWLAFFGMLAGFAIGIGGNQLITRVKPIQELFIKESKQWT; this is encoded by the coding sequence ATGAATATTAAAGAATATGTCTACGTTTCCCTATTGACAGCTGTCGCTGTTGTCATGGGAATCATCGAAAATATGTTTCCGCCTTTTTTTGCATTTGCTCCTGGAGCCAAAATTGGTCTTGCCAATTTAGTGATGATTATTGCTATTTTCACTTTGAATTGGCGTAAAGTTTGGGTAATGGAAATTCTTCGTTTACTTATTACTGCGCTGTTCACAGGATTTTCTGTGTTTCTTTATTCTTTTGCTGGAGGAATATTATCTCTTCTTGCAATGTACCTCATGAAACAATTTGGACCCAAGTTGGTTTCATTAATTGGAATATCAGTTGTTGGCGGCTTTTTTCATAATTTTGGTCAACTTGTCGTTGCGGCTTTTCTAGCAAAGGCTGCTTCTGTCATGCTATATTTACCTTGGCTGGCTTTTTTTGGGATGTTAGCTGGTTTTGCAATAGGAATTGGCGGTAATCAATTAATTACACGAGTCAAGCCAATACAGGAATTATTTATCAAAGAAAGTAAACAATGGACGTAA
- a CDS encoding polyprenyl synthetase family protein, with protein MDVKNTIWKDYPVLGKQLSKVQKLMKSQISIKNESIKSAIFDIFDAGGKMLRPAYLLLFADFTELDEKEKLALAASVEMLHTATLVHDDVVDKATTRRGVATISAKYGSEVAVYAGDYLFVAVFKLMSEYSLELTNLTKNLGSIERLLGGELGQLNKHFDLEQSLEDYIENISGKTGELFAMSASIAPLIAKKNRLSNLSYKIGMNIGIAFQIMDDYLDYASTSGVLGKPVLEDIRQGIYSAPVLFALREDFNQVSVWIKDENFEAVDKFIKNSQALIETKNLAKSYTTAALELIEKLPKSENREMIKEITRKLLERTL; from the coding sequence ATGGACGTAAAAAACACAATTTGGAAAGATTATCCAGTACTTGGAAAGCAACTTTCAAAAGTGCAGAAATTGATGAAAAGTCAGATTTCAATCAAAAATGAGTCGATTAAGTCGGCGATTTTTGATATTTTTGATGCGGGAGGTAAAATGCTTCGTCCCGCTTATTTGCTGCTTTTTGCTGACTTTACAGAGTTAGATGAAAAGGAGAAATTAGCTTTAGCAGCAAGCGTGGAGATGTTGCACACTGCAACTTTGGTTCATGATGATGTTGTTGATAAAGCAACGACTAGACGAGGAGTTGCAACAATTTCCGCAAAATATGGCTCTGAAGTTGCCGTTTATGCAGGTGACTATCTTTTTGTTGCTGTTTTTAAATTGATGTCTGAGTATTCTTTAGAATTAACAAATTTGACAAAAAATCTTGGTTCAATTGAGCGATTACTAGGTGGTGAGTTAGGTCAGTTAAACAAACATTTTGACCTTGAACAATCGCTTGAAGATTACATCGAAAATATTTCTGGGAAAACAGGTGAACTCTTTGCGATGTCTGCTTCTATCGCACCTTTAATTGCCAAAAAAAATCGTCTTTCTAATTTGTCTTATAAGATTGGGATGAACATCGGCATTGCCTTTCAGATTATGGATGATTACCTTGATTATGCTTCTACAAGTGGTGTTTTGGGTAAACCTGTGCTTGAGGACATTAGACAAGGCATTTATTCTGCACCTGTTCTTTTTGCTTTGCGTGAAGATTTTAATCAGGTATCCGTCTGGATTAAAGATGAAAATTTTGAAGCTGTGGATAAATTTATCAAAAATTCACAAGCATTAATCGAAACAAAAAATCTTGCAAAATCTTACACTACCGCTGCTCTGGAGCTTATTGAAAAGTTACCAAAAAGCGAGAATAGAGAAATGATTAAAGAAATTACTAGAAAACTTTTGGAGCGGACTCTATGA